A genomic window from Triticum urartu cultivar G1812 chromosome 7, Tu2.1, whole genome shotgun sequence includes:
- the LOC125522274 gene encoding NADH dehydrogenase [ubiquinone] 1 beta subcomplex subunit 9 — translation MSTTAGYLARRAGQKERVRLLYRRALKDTLNWAVHRHLFYQDASELRDKFEANRNVENLDVIDRLIEDAEAQQRNFQHPDPYIVPWAPGGTKFTRNPPPPEGIEIIYNYGKEDQ, via the exons ATGTCGACGACGGCGGGGTACCTGGCGCGGCGCGCGGGGCAGAAGGAGCGGGTGCGGCTGCTCTACCGCCGCGCGCTCAAGGACACCCTCAACTGGGCCGTCCACCGCCACCTCTTCTACCAGGAC GCGTCCGAGCTCAGGGACAAGTTCGAGGCCAACAGAAATGTG GAGAACCTGGACGTGATCGATAGGCTCATCGAGGACGCGGAGGCGCAGCAGAGGAACTTCCAGCACCCGGATCCTTACATTG TTCCATGGGCTCCTGGTGGCACTAAATTCACAAGGAACCCTCCTCCACCTGAAGGG ATTGAGATTATCTACAACTATGGCAAAGAAGACCAATGA